The Zingiber officinale cultivar Zhangliang chromosome 10A, Zo_v1.1, whole genome shotgun sequence genome contains a region encoding:
- the LOC122026591 gene encoding chaperone protein DnaJ-like yields the protein MVPLLSPTLEPAFAVAIPRRKLRLSSLPRRASASASASAGASTMYDLLSVAETAGPEEIKAAFKMQARRWHPDACRRAGEEDAFAERFKLAREAYEVLSDPELRREYDHLLLFSDGWVPVGGSRGVVPRRNRERHTGFGDWESQLNGLSRRREPWWAAASAAGRRRAAAGEDESWGGRCRRAHAAETSE from the coding sequence ATGGTacctctgctttctcccactctcGAGCCAGCCTTCGCCGTCGCAATTCCCAGGAGAAAACTTAGACTTTCATCGCTCCCTCGGCGTgcgtcggcgtcggcgtcggcCTCGGCTGGGGCATCCACCATGTACGATCTCCTATCGGTGGCGGAGACGGCGGGGCCGGAGGAGATTAAGGCGGCGTTCAAGATGCAGGCGCGGCGGTGGCACCCGGACGCCTGCCGCAGGGCCGGGGAGGAGGACGCCTTCGCCGAGCGCTTCAAACTCGCGCGCGAAGCCTACGAGGTGCTCTCGGACCCCGAACTCCGCCGGGAGTACGACCACCTGCTGCTCTTCTCCGACGGATGGGTCCCGGTCGGCGGCTCCCGAGGGGTCGTCCCCCGGCGCAACCGGGAACGCCACACGGGGTTCGGAGACTGGGAAAGCCAGCTGAATGGTCTGTCGAGGAGGCGGGAGCCGTGGTGGGCGGCGGCCAGCGCGGCGGGGCGGAGGAGGGCAGCTGCCGGCGAGGATGAGAGCTGGGGTGGCCGCTGCAGGAGGGCCCACGCGGCGGAGACTTCCGAGTGA